The Glycine soja cultivar W05 chromosome 4, ASM419377v2, whole genome shotgun sequence genomic sequence tttagaaacacTATTGTTAGGAttacaccattttttttttccttgtgcaTTAGTTGATGCAAAAGATATTCGAATTTCACCCTCATCACCACTTTTTACTCCAACACTAGTGAGCTTCAAGAAAGACTgaccccaattttttttttagaaaagctCTTGATCATTTGCAAAATCCTCCACCAACTTCCTTGTGCTACCATTGCTAATCAAAACAGAATCTGATTGGAATAGCCCTTTGTGGGCCAGAAGATTTTGGTAGTACATGTTGTCAAAGACCTTTGAAGTTTCAGGATCATTGTTCACTGTTACAGATGGTTGGACACCAGCTGGACACTGTTTCATTAGCTCATTAGCATAGTCACTGTATAGGGTTTTGTCAATGAGCCTAAGATTTCCCTTTGAATCTTCTTGAAAACGATCCCTGAATGAGCTGCAATGTGCTGTTCCAATGGTATGAGCTCCTGAAAAGCTTAAATATCACTAAATAAGTATGTAGCACTAGCGTGATATCAAAGCAAACAATGTGAAAGGTTAATATAGTAATGGTTGACAATGAATTACCTTATAAGATACTAATGCCAATGCCAAACACCCTGGCttgaatatattcaaaatatttaaataaacaacaacacatattcaaaatatttaaataaacaacAACACATTAtcgtatttaaataaatataacatacaCAACTTAATAATTTTCAGAATCATTAGACTCAATTCTTTGATTCTCCTAATATGGATTTTAGATTCTTCAAAGGATTTAATTCGTATTTCATACCATAACGTCTTATTCTCTTTCCATAATAATTTCATCCTCATCTCATATGAAAGTATCTAtcatataattcaaaattatcaatttatgaTATCAATAATACGTCATTCACAATCATACTTAAATAAACACACAATGTAATCACTCAAGCACAAAACACAGACATACTTGTGAGAAAATATCACAAAGTAACATCAATTCACATAACATGTATATATTACTCGTGCTCTAACTTTTCCCTTAGTACTATCATGTATCCTAACTTACAATTattatattacaaaatttaggTCTATGACATCCAGATTCTTGTCCTTAACTAGCACCGTGATTTTAAAAGGTAAGACTCCAATATACGTAATCATAATAGGAGGTCCCTTTAACAATTTAAAGGAATAGATACTactggaatttttttttctttatattttaaaacacatGTATCCCATATCTCTCTTTTCCTTGAACTCCTCCATCAAGTTCATCTCTTGTTAGGTCTGACATTTGAAGCAACTGAAACCATCCCATCTCTCCTACCTGTAGGAATCATAGTCCTTGGTTCACCAGCCTGTTCTCAAGTGCCCTTCAAGTTAATAACCGTACCAAAAGAGGTGTCTTGCCAATATGCCATTGAACAATGTCAGCCATGCAATGAGGTAGAACTTACTATTTCAACAGCATCTCCAGCAGCTAGAGCTATTATGTCTGCACAAGAAACAGTTCTAGGGCAGAATTTCTCTAGGATCCTTTTTGCTGAATCTATAACTGAAAATCCTCCGACAGACCTATTTCCTGGATCACTTTGTTCTGTATTGTTCCCTTGTAGCATCAAAGAAACATCCCTGCATATAATAAAGTGATCCATTTCATCAAGGAAATTCACTGCAAGCTACAATTGTAAATGCATGCAAACTCCTCGGTTATCTTAACTTCAATCActttttgagttttccattatACAATTGGTTTTATCTGTAAGGAAACTCACTGTAAGCAACAATCGTAAATGCATGCAACCTCTTTGGTCATCTTCACTTCAATCACATTTGAATTTTCCATTACACAATTGGTTTTGTATTTGGTGAATGTTTAATTAGGAGACAAATCCCTCAGGAAAAAggttataataaaacaaattaaacagaAAATGTGATCTCCCAAAAAGGGGGCATCATAAAATATTGGTGGCTGAATTTAGTACTTTACAATTAGAATAAGAAGAAAAGCACATTTGCTGAAACAGTTGAACACTAACCACCACAAAGCAATCATGGAAAACCAAGCGAAGGACCTTTCCAGGAATAGTAGTATCAGTAGAAGAGGATGAGCTGACTATGTTTCTTATGATAGACTCTTGTGATGGACATGCAGCTGCATAGAAGTTAAAAGAGAGGCTACCCTTTACAAGGGcaacaaaagaaaacataaaaagagaagaaactGCTATGGAAAGAGTTCCTGTTTTTGTCTCCATAGAACCAACTTTTTTAGTGGTTTTGGGACAGTGTTTTCAGTGTGCCTAGTCTTCCTTCCACTTGATAATGATACATACATATCATAAAAGGTAGAGTAGAAGTAACCAGGAAATTG encodes the following:
- the LOC114408891 gene encoding peroxidase 18-like, whose amino-acid sequence is MIPTGAHTIGTAHCSSFRDRFQEDSKGNLRLIDKTLYSDYANELMKQCPAGVQPSVTVNNDPETSKVFDNMYYQNLLAHKGLFQSDSVLISNGSTRKLVEDFANDQELF